A stretch of Paenibacillus mucilaginosus 3016 DNA encodes these proteins:
- a CDS encoding ABC transporter permease yields the protein MDKLMRIMTKDSALVPLGAILLGLLFGALVMLVGGYNPIVAYAALLDKVFGSAYDFGEAVREITPLILTGLAVAFANRTGLFNIGAEGQFIMGMTGASIVGIKFDLPWIIHMPLAVIAGAVLGGLWGGLAGYLKAKRGVNEVITSIMLNWTALFLANYIVNAFLLQPGQQRSYEIHESASLTIGWLSELMGNARVHWGTLIALAGAAIFYIVLWRTRQGYELRAVGHNPEAARYAGMNVNSNIVRAMFIGGVFAGLAGVVDVLGVFHYQTVMAGSPGYGFDGVAVALLGGNNPIGVVLAAILFGSLTYGSAGMSFAADVPPEIIRVVIGSVIFFIAAHGIVRGLIRPLKGKSKKEGAA from the coding sequence ATGGATAAACTGATGCGCATCATGACAAAAGACTCGGCCCTCGTGCCCCTGGGAGCGATCCTGCTCGGTCTCCTGTTCGGCGCTCTGGTCATGCTGGTCGGAGGCTACAACCCCATCGTCGCATATGCTGCGCTGCTCGACAAAGTGTTCGGCAGCGCGTATGACTTCGGTGAAGCGGTACGTGAGATTACGCCGCTTATTCTGACCGGTCTGGCCGTAGCGTTCGCGAACCGGACAGGTCTGTTCAATATCGGCGCCGAAGGCCAGTTCATCATGGGGATGACCGGCGCTTCGATCGTCGGGATCAAATTCGATCTCCCGTGGATCATCCACATGCCGCTGGCCGTCATCGCCGGTGCGGTGCTCGGCGGCCTGTGGGGCGGGCTGGCCGGTTATCTCAAGGCCAAGCGCGGCGTGAACGAGGTGATCACGTCCATCATGCTGAACTGGACGGCGCTGTTCCTGGCGAACTACATTGTGAATGCATTCCTGCTCCAGCCGGGGCAGCAGCGTTCCTATGAGATCCATGAGTCGGCCTCCCTCACGATCGGATGGCTCTCCGAGCTCATGGGCAATGCCCGGGTTCACTGGGGGACGCTCATCGCACTCGCCGGTGCGGCGATCTTCTATATCGTGCTGTGGCGGACGCGGCAGGGGTACGAGCTCCGCGCCGTAGGCCACAACCCGGAGGCCGCAAGGTATGCCGGGATGAACGTCAACAGCAACATTGTCCGCGCCATGTTCATCGGCGGCGTATTCGCGGGACTGGCCGGCGTGGTCGATGTGCTGGGGGTCTTCCACTACCAGACCGTGATGGCCGGTTCACCGGGCTACGGGTTCGACGGGGTGGCGGTCGCGCTGCTCGGCGGGAACAATCCGATCGGCGTCGTACTGGCCGCGATCCTCTTCGGATCGCTGACGTACGGCTCGGCGGGCATGAGCTTCGCCGCGGACGTACCGCCGGAGATCATCCGCGTCGTCATCGGCTCCGTGATCTTCTTCATCGCTGCCCATGGCATTGTACGCGGGCTGATCCGCCCGCTGAAGGGCAAATCCAAGAAAGAGGGGGCGGCTTAA
- a CDS encoding CcdC family protein: MVQFGALHLQALSGIGMLVMALLAIFVRSRAGRRPVSLAAIIMPPLGMSTGFLMFVSPYFHLPVSWALLALGAGALLFSYPLISSSKLEYREGAIYVRRSKAFMFVLLGLLCLRIALHTYIERHISIPQTGALFFLLAFGSIVPWRLSMLSQYRRLKEETSLPRLQ; this comes from the coding sequence ATGGTTCAATTCGGAGCTCTTCACCTTCAGGCGCTGTCCGGCATCGGGATGCTCGTCATGGCTCTTCTCGCAATCTTCGTGCGAAGCAGGGCGGGACGCCGGCCGGTCTCCCTTGCAGCGATCATCATGCCGCCGCTCGGAATGAGTACGGGTTTCCTGATGTTCGTCTCCCCCTACTTCCACCTGCCCGTCAGCTGGGCATTATTGGCCTTGGGGGCCGGAGCTTTACTGTTTTCTTACCCCTTGATCTCCAGCTCGAAACTGGAATACAGGGAGGGGGCCATCTATGTAAGGCGCTCCAAGGCGTTCATGTTCGTTCTTCTGGGGCTGCTCTGCCTGCGGATCGCCCTGCATACCTATATTGAGCGGCACATCTCGATCCCGCAGACCGGGGCGCTGTTCTTCCTGCTCGCCTTCGGCAGCATCGTTCCGTGGCGGCTGTCCATGCTGAGTCAATACCGCCGGCTCAAGGAGGAAACCAGCCTCCCAAGGCTCCAGTGA
- a CDS encoding Gfo/Idh/MocA family protein: MSKLRVAVIGCGSISKHRHIPEYAANPHVELVAFVDPVGERAEHYASLHGGKAFSDYETMLSEIKPDAVSVCTPNATHAPISIAAAKAGAHVLVEKPMAATEEEGLAMIEAAKAAGVYLMVGHNQRFMPPHVKAKEVLSSGRLGKVLTFRTSFGHPGPEGWSVDGRESWFFRKPEAVMGAMGDLGVHKSDFIRWLLGEEVADVTGFIGTQHKEGTEVDDNAICVLRMKSGIIGSLVASWTYYKGEDNGTILWCENGVLKIGTDPNDQVIVELRDGTVERYKVGAIATNEKQVASGVIDAFVESIVTKTPPSVSGEEGLRSLKVILAAFESQNTGRVISL, translated from the coding sequence GTGAGCAAATTGAGAGTTGCCGTCATCGGCTGCGGTTCCATTTCGAAGCACCGTCACATCCCCGAATATGCGGCGAACCCGCATGTGGAGCTTGTCGCTTTCGTCGATCCGGTAGGCGAGCGTGCGGAGCACTACGCCTCCCTGCACGGAGGCAAGGCCTTCTCGGATTACGAGACGATGCTGAGCGAGATCAAGCCGGATGCCGTAAGCGTCTGCACGCCGAACGCCACCCACGCGCCGATCTCCATCGCCGCAGCCAAAGCGGGCGCGCACGTGCTTGTCGAGAAACCGATGGCCGCCACCGAAGAAGAGGGCCTCGCCATGATCGAAGCCGCCAAGGCGGCTGGCGTCTACCTGATGGTCGGCCACAACCAGCGCTTCATGCCTCCGCATGTGAAGGCCAAGGAAGTGCTGAGCTCCGGCCGCCTCGGCAAGGTGCTGACCTTCCGCACGTCGTTCGGCCACCCGGGACCGGAAGGCTGGAGCGTCGACGGGCGCGAGAGCTGGTTCTTCCGCAAGCCGGAAGCAGTTATGGGCGCCATGGGTGACCTTGGCGTGCACAAGTCCGACTTCATCCGCTGGCTGCTCGGCGAGGAAGTGGCTGATGTGACGGGCTTCATCGGCACCCAGCACAAAGAAGGCACGGAAGTGGACGACAACGCCATCTGCGTGCTGCGGATGAAGAGCGGCATCATTGGTTCCCTGGTCGCCTCCTGGACGTACTACAAGGGCGAAGACAACGGTACGATCCTGTGGTGCGAGAACGGCGTCCTGAAGATCGGTACGGACCCGAACGACCAGGTGATCGTCGAGCTGCGCGACGGCACGGTCGAGCGCTACAAGGTGGGAGCTATCGCTACCAACGAGAAGCAGGTGGCGAGCGGAGTCATCGATGCGTTCGTGGAGTCGATCGTGACGAAGACGCCTCCAAGCGTATCCGGCGAAGAAGGCCTGCGTTCGCTTAAGGTCATTCTGGCGGCCTTCGAATCGCAGAACACCGGCCGGGTGATCTCGCTGTAA
- a CDS encoding ABC transporter permease, giving the protein MDLLLKLGELINITLVFSTALIFTAMGGIFSEKSGVVNIGLEGLMVSGAFAAAVATYTAEEAGMGAASPWVGLIAALLFGVIFSLIHAVATVTFKADQVVSGVVINFLAAGLTVYLVKIMYDGAGQTETLNEVFSKVKIPFLSDIPVIGKGFFEAYPTTYLAIFIVALTYYVLYKTPFGLRLRSVGEHPGAADTMGIRVSRYRYLGVMISGALAGLGGATITLTTTSSFSHNTVSGQGFIALAAMIFGKWHPLGALGAAMFFGFSQAIRNFVQLFDFAKGIPMEFLYMLPYVLTILVLAGAVGRAKAPSALGEAYDPGKR; this is encoded by the coding sequence ATGGATCTGCTGCTGAAGCTCGGCGAGCTGATCAATATCACACTGGTGTTCTCCACCGCCCTCATCTTCACCGCAATGGGCGGGATCTTCTCGGAGAAGTCCGGCGTCGTCAACATCGGTCTCGAAGGACTGATGGTCTCCGGCGCCTTCGCTGCGGCGGTGGCTACGTATACGGCCGAGGAAGCGGGCATGGGGGCGGCGTCCCCTTGGGTCGGGCTGATCGCGGCCCTGCTCTTCGGCGTCATATTCTCCTTAATCCATGCGGTTGCCACGGTGACCTTCAAGGCCGATCAGGTGGTCAGCGGGGTCGTCATCAACTTCCTCGCGGCCGGTCTGACGGTTTATCTCGTCAAAATTATGTATGACGGTGCGGGACAGACCGAGACGCTGAACGAAGTGTTCAGCAAGGTGAAGATTCCGTTCCTGTCGGACATTCCGGTCATCGGCAAAGGTTTCTTCGAGGCTTACCCGACGACCTATCTGGCCATTTTCATTGTAGCGCTGACCTATTATGTGCTCTATAAAACGCCCTTCGGCCTCCGGCTGCGTTCGGTCGGCGAGCATCCGGGCGCAGCGGATACGATGGGGATCCGCGTCTCCCGCTACCGGTACCTCGGCGTCATGATCTCCGGTGCCTTGGCGGGTCTCGGCGGAGCAACTATCACGCTGACAACGACGAGTTCCTTCTCGCATAACACGGTATCGGGCCAGGGCTTCATCGCTCTGGCGGCGATGATCTTCGGCAAATGGCATCCGCTCGGCGCCCTGGGTGCGGCGATGTTCTTCGGCTTCTCCCAGGCGATCCGCAACTTCGTGCAGCTGTTCGACTTTGCCAAGGGAATTCCGATGGAGTTCCTGTACATGCTGCCGTATGTGCTGACGATCCTGGTGCTGGCCGGAGCGGTCGGCCGGGCGAAGGCGCCGTCGGCCCTCGGCGAAGCTTACGATCCGGGCAAGCGGTAA
- a CDS encoding ABC transporter ATP-binding protein yields the protein MSTPEMAVELQGITKRFPGITANDGISFQLRKGEIHALLGENGAGKSTLMNILFGLYQPDEGQIRVQGREVAIDSPTKAIELGIGMVHQHFKLVQPFTVTENIILGSEPRKGTSINYKAAEEKVAQISAQYGLMVDPKAKIEDISVGMQQRVEILKTLYRGAEILIFDEPTAVLTPQEIGELMEILRLLAREGKSIILITHKLKEIMAIADTCTIIRRGKVIDSVNVAASSPQELAEKMVGRSVSFRVEKSKAQPGEKVLEVTDLHALDNRKVPALNGISLQVRAGEILGLAGVDGNGQSELIEALTGLRPAVSGEIRLKGQSLTNLPPRTITEAGVSHIPEDRHKHGLVLDFTMSENMVLETYYKPPYNRGGFLDRSAIDRQAERLIRDFDVRTPSIYNKARSLSGGNQQKAIIARELDKQPQLLIAAQPTRGLDVGAIEFVHRKLIEARDEGKAVLLISFELDEIRNVSDRIAVISGGRIVGEVDPELTNEEELGLLMAGSEGKGGAHG from the coding sequence ATGAGTACACCGGAAATGGCGGTTGAACTGCAGGGAATCACGAAGCGTTTTCCCGGCATCACAGCCAATGACGGCATCTCCTTCCAGCTGAGGAAGGGGGAAATCCACGCACTGCTCGGCGAGAACGGAGCGGGTAAATCGACGCTGATGAACATCCTGTTCGGCCTCTACCAGCCGGACGAGGGACAGATTCGTGTCCAAGGCAGGGAAGTGGCCATCGACTCCCCGACGAAAGCGATCGAGCTCGGGATCGGGATGGTGCACCAGCATTTCAAGCTGGTTCAGCCGTTCACCGTAACGGAGAACATCATCCTCGGCAGCGAGCCTCGCAAGGGGACCTCGATTAACTATAAAGCGGCCGAAGAGAAGGTCGCCCAGATCTCGGCGCAGTACGGCCTGATGGTCGACCCGAAGGCGAAGATTGAGGATATCTCGGTCGGCATGCAGCAGCGCGTGGAGATCTTGAAAACGCTCTATCGCGGAGCCGAGATTCTGATCTTCGACGAACCGACGGCGGTATTGACCCCGCAGGAGATCGGGGAGCTCATGGAGATTCTCCGCCTGCTGGCCCGGGAAGGCAAGTCGATTATTCTCATTACCCATAAGCTGAAAGAAATCATGGCGATTGCGGATACGTGTACGATCATCCGCAGGGGCAAGGTGATCGACTCCGTCAACGTCGCAGCGAGCTCGCCGCAGGAGCTGGCGGAGAAGATGGTCGGCCGCAGCGTATCGTTCCGGGTGGAGAAGAGCAAGGCGCAGCCGGGCGAGAAGGTGCTCGAGGTGACGGATCTGCACGCGCTCGATAACCGGAAGGTGCCGGCGCTGAACGGCATCTCGCTGCAGGTGCGCGCAGGCGAGATTCTCGGCCTCGCCGGTGTCGACGGCAACGGGCAGAGCGAGCTCATCGAGGCGCTGACGGGGCTGCGTCCCGCCGTATCCGGCGAGATTCGGCTGAAGGGGCAGTCCCTGACGAATCTGCCGCCGCGAACGATCACTGAAGCGGGCGTATCGCATATTCCGGAGGACCGCCACAAGCACGGCCTCGTGCTCGACTTCACGATGAGCGAGAACATGGTGCTCGAGACGTATTACAAGCCGCCGTACAACCGGGGCGGTTTCCTGGACCGCAGCGCGATCGACCGGCAGGCGGAGCGCCTGATCCGCGATTTCGACGTGCGGACGCCGAGCATCTACAACAAGGCGCGGTCGCTCTCCGGGGGCAACCAGCAGAAGGCGATCATCGCCCGGGAGCTCGACAAGCAGCCGCAGCTGCTCATTGCGGCGCAGCCTACGCGGGGCCTGGACGTCGGTGCGATCGAGTTCGTGCACCGCAAGCTGATTGAGGCGCGGGATGAGGGCAAGGCCGTACTGCTCATCTCCTTCGAGCTCGATGAGATCCGCAACGTGTCCGACCGGATCGCGGTCATCTCCGGCGGCCGGATCGTCGGCGAAGTGGATCCGGAGCTGACGAATGAAGAGGAGCTTGGCCTGCTCATGGCAGGCAGTGAAGGTAAAGGAGGCGCCCATGGATAA
- a CDS encoding DUF3231 family protein: MLSKGLYIRPPVIPVPEAPEQIQKPSFLQGWFGDTRPLHSVEIANVYKGMELAGLIHAICTAFAQTMERKDLQSLCTQGAQTAVEHLERLGGLLERDDLPLPPSLLSDVSGSQTPLFSERLMLCHISGLFGSLITHYGQALGSAMKHDVVAAFLALIAGAGNYTEDVTEALIRNEWLEKTPGALDRESLLEHPK, encoded by the coding sequence ATGCTTTCCAAGGGCTTATATATTCGCCCCCCTGTCATTCCCGTGCCCGAAGCGCCCGAGCAAATACAGAAGCCGAGCTTCCTGCAGGGATGGTTCGGCGATACCAGGCCGCTGCACAGCGTGGAGATCGCCAACGTCTACAAGGGCATGGAGCTGGCCGGCCTGATCCATGCGATCTGTACAGCCTTCGCCCAGACCATGGAGCGCAAGGACCTGCAGTCGCTGTGCACCCAGGGAGCGCAGACCGCCGTGGAGCATCTGGAGCGGCTGGGAGGCCTGCTGGAACGGGATGACCTCCCGCTGCCGCCTTCCCTTCTGAGCGATGTGTCAGGCTCGCAGACCCCCTTGTTCTCGGAACGCCTCATGCTCTGCCACATCTCGGGTTTGTTCGGCTCGCTGATCACGCATTACGGGCAGGCCCTCGGCTCGGCGATGAAGCATGATGTTGTCGCCGCCTTCCTCGCCCTGATTGCTGGAGCCGGAAATTATACGGAGGATGTAACCGAAGCACTCATCAGGAACGAGTGGCTGGAGAAGACGCCGGGGGCTCTGGACAGGGAGTCGCTTCTGGAGCATCCGAAGTAA
- a CDS encoding MFS transporter, whose protein sequence is MQSPAAPASASGVSLDVRRTAPWIIFIIFFGVLNETVFNVSTPSIAAQYGLSSSGVSWVVTTFILFFGIGSVIYGKLSDIYSLKKLIVIGIVIYNAGSVLGILLQSSYAMVIAARAIQGAGASAIPALIMVVVARYFSMEDRGKVFGILNSTVAFAVGVGPVIGGLVSARLHWSLLFLIPLFTLISIPFFRKVLPEEKPAGGRVDVLGAGLIGLGIAGLILFLTEPRWYWLAGGIGLLVWFAVHIRRTSQPFIEPSLLRSPLFRSGLIVAFIMFSTVMGIMFALPFILTGLKGLTTSGVGWVLFPGAISAVVFGPIGGTLADKQGNPKVVLLGALLLSGSLLLLSFLLPLAPWVIAVPLVLLYIGLSFIQTALANSVSQTLSLQETGIGMGLFNLVGFISGAVGSALVGRVLDQGLLGFRLNPLVADPGAWAYSNLMLVFALAILLGTLLYFRAYGFKLRRPRTSPSG, encoded by the coding sequence ATGCAGTCGCCGGCAGCTCCCGCGTCCGCTTCGGGCGTGTCTCTTGACGTACGCCGTACCGCACCCTGGATTATCTTCATCATATTCTTCGGCGTCTTGAACGAAACGGTCTTCAATGTCTCCACGCCAAGCATTGCCGCCCAATACGGACTGTCTTCCTCAGGGGTCAGCTGGGTGGTCACGACCTTCATCCTGTTCTTCGGGATCGGTTCGGTTATTTACGGCAAGCTGTCAGACATCTACAGCCTCAAGAAGCTGATTGTGATCGGCATTGTCATCTATAACGCGGGATCCGTTCTCGGGATTCTGCTTCAGTCTTCCTATGCCATGGTCATTGCGGCCAGAGCCATCCAGGGGGCCGGTGCTTCGGCGATTCCAGCCCTCATCATGGTGGTAGTCGCGCGGTACTTCTCCATGGAGGACCGGGGCAAGGTCTTCGGCATCCTGAACTCGACCGTTGCGTTCGCAGTGGGCGTGGGTCCGGTAATCGGCGGCCTGGTATCGGCCCGGCTCCACTGGTCCCTGCTGTTCCTTATCCCGCTGTTCACGCTGATCTCCATTCCGTTCTTCCGTAAAGTGCTTCCCGAAGAGAAGCCCGCCGGCGGCCGTGTCGATGTGCTGGGGGCAGGACTGATCGGACTCGGCATCGCCGGACTGATTCTCTTCCTGACGGAGCCGCGCTGGTACTGGCTGGCTGGCGGGATCGGGCTGCTGGTCTGGTTCGCCGTCCATATCCGGCGGACTTCCCAGCCGTTCATCGAGCCCTCGCTGCTGCGCAGCCCTTTGTTCCGCAGCGGTCTGATCGTGGCTTTTATCATGTTCAGCACGGTGATGGGCATCATGTTCGCCCTGCCGTTCATATTGACCGGACTCAAGGGGCTCACGACGAGCGGGGTAGGCTGGGTGCTGTTCCCGGGAGCCATCTCGGCCGTTGTGTTTGGTCCGATCGGCGGGACGCTGGCCGATAAGCAGGGCAACCCGAAGGTGGTGCTGCTCGGCGCACTGCTGCTCAGCGGATCGCTGCTCCTGCTGTCGTTTCTGCTGCCTTTGGCCCCCTGGGTCATTGCCGTTCCGCTCGTGCTTCTGTATATCGGCCTCTCCTTCATCCAGACGGCTCTGGCGAACAGTGTATCCCAGACCTTGTCCCTGCAGGAGACGGGGATCGGCATGGGACTGTTCAACCTGGTCGGCTTTATCTCCGGAGCGGTGGGGTCGGCGCTCGTGGGCCGGGTCCTGGACCAGGGGCTGCTGGGATTCCGCCTGAATCCGCTTGTGGCGGATCCCGGTGCATGGGCTTACAGCAATCTCATGCTGGTCTTCGCCCTTGCGATTCTGCTCGGAACTCTCCTGTACTTCCGGGCTTACGGGTTCAAGCTGCGCCGCCCCCGGACTTCCCCTTCGGGCTGA
- a CDS encoding BMP family lipoprotein — protein MRSWMKTTAGLMLAATLVLTGCGSKPAQEGAAGDKPAAEKPSGSKKAEGFKVGMVTDIGGVNDKSFNQSAWEGLKKVEADTGASVKYLQSKSDADFIPNLNQYIKDKYNLTWGIGFLMGDAIKTVATQNPDAKLAIIDNVVEAPNVESVTFAEHEGAYLVGVVAGLTTKTNNIGFVGGLDIPVIKRFEAGFREGVKAVNPNAKLTINYTGAFDKPDLGKAAAATIYNDGADIVFHAAGATGNGVFNEAKDRVKSGKKVWVIGVDKDQSLEFGDDVTLTSMIKRVDQAVIRVTTDLIDGKFQGGKVVTLGLKDDGVGLPETSTKNVPADVLKKVDEYKAKIISGEIKVPEK, from the coding sequence ATGAGATCATGGATGAAGACAACGGCAGGCCTGATGCTCGCTGCCACGCTCGTGCTTACGGGCTGTGGCTCCAAACCGGCGCAGGAAGGCGCAGCGGGAGACAAGCCGGCGGCAGAGAAGCCGTCCGGCAGCAAGAAGGCGGAAGGCTTCAAGGTAGGTATGGTTACGGACATCGGCGGCGTTAACGACAAGTCGTTCAACCAGAGCGCCTGGGAAGGCCTGAAGAAAGTCGAAGCGGACACCGGCGCATCCGTGAAGTACCTGCAGAGCAAGAGCGATGCCGATTTCATCCCGAACCTGAACCAGTATATCAAAGATAAATACAACCTCACCTGGGGGATCGGCTTCCTGATGGGCGACGCGATCAAGACGGTAGCTACCCAGAACCCGGATGCGAAGCTCGCCATCATCGACAACGTGGTGGAAGCTCCTAACGTCGAGTCCGTTACGTTCGCCGAGCACGAAGGCGCGTACCTCGTCGGCGTCGTAGCCGGTCTGACCACGAAGACGAACAACATCGGCTTCGTCGGCGGTCTGGACATCCCGGTCATCAAGCGCTTCGAAGCGGGTTTCCGCGAAGGCGTGAAGGCCGTGAATCCGAACGCGAAGCTGACGATCAACTACACGGGTGCCTTCGACAAGCCGGACCTCGGCAAGGCGGCGGCAGCGACCATCTACAACGACGGCGCGGACATCGTGTTCCATGCGGCGGGCGCAACCGGCAACGGGGTCTTCAACGAAGCGAAGGACCGCGTGAAGTCGGGCAAGAAGGTATGGGTTATCGGCGTGGACAAAGACCAGTCGCTTGAGTTCGGCGATGACGTTACGCTGACTTCGATGATCAAGCGCGTCGACCAGGCGGTCATCCGCGTAACGACGGACCTGATCGACGGCAAGTTCCAGGGCGGCAAGGTCGTTACGCTCGGCCTTAAGGACGACGGTGTAGGCCTGCCGGAGACATCCACGAAGAACGTACCCGCAGATGTGCTGAAGAAAGTAGATGAGTACAAAGCCAAAATCATCAGCGGCGAGATCAAAGTTCCGGAGAAGTAA
- a CDS encoding universal stress protein has product MLYAHILVAYDGSNESDLALSHAVQLCDLLPGAKLEVVHVFNVPSLMFGEALVTAPADVSRIEYEHAESIVDKARTRLAGRNGAEARLLQGAPGKVILAHAEEAGCDLIILGSRGLSTLGEFMLGSVSHHVVQHAKVPVLIVK; this is encoded by the coding sequence ATGCTGTATGCCCATATCCTGGTTGCTTATGACGGCTCGAACGAGTCGGATCTCGCCTTGTCCCATGCGGTACAGCTCTGCGATCTGCTGCCCGGCGCGAAGCTGGAGGTGGTGCACGTATTCAATGTGCCCAGCCTGATGTTCGGGGAGGCGCTGGTGACGGCGCCGGCGGACGTGTCGAGGATCGAGTACGAGCATGCCGAGTCGATCGTGGACAAGGCGCGCACGAGGCTGGCGGGCCGGAACGGAGCGGAGGCCAGACTGCTGCAGGGGGCTCCGGGCAAGGTGATCCTGGCTCATGCCGAGGAAGCGGGGTGCGACCTGATTATTCTGGGCTCCAGGGGACTGAGCACCCTCGGTGAATTCATGCTCGGCAGCGTCAGCCACCATGTCGTCCAGCATGCGAAGGTGCCCGTATTGATCGTCAAGTGA
- a CDS encoding nucleotidyltransferase domain-containing protein, translated as MRGSAEETARRFIRREFPACEAALLAGSTVQGEATPSSDLDLVIFDESQQSPFRRTYQSEGWIIEAFVLTKETYRYFFDLAVETAIPSLLRMCAEGRILFGAEEVRGIVAEARSDLLAGPPPWSRQELRQARYGLGESLADFEGCPRREEALFIAAKLAEQLAAFALRTRGEWLGDGKWLQRGLQRCDAAAAGELHAALEAYYGSGHKEPLAALTRRWLTPFGGILSEGYAEGGSGEEEETEEL; from the coding sequence ATGAGAGGCAGCGCAGAGGAGACGGCCCGAAGATTCATCCGGCGGGAATTTCCCGCCTGTGAAGCGGCTCTGCTGGCAGGCAGCACCGTCCAGGGGGAAGCCACCCCCTCCTCGGATCTCGATCTCGTGATCTTCGACGAGAGCCAGCAGAGCCCCTTCCGGCGAACCTATCAGTCGGAAGGCTGGATCATCGAGGCTTTCGTCCTGACGAAGGAGACCTACCGCTACTTCTTCGACCTCGCGGTCGAGACAGCCATCCCCTCCCTCCTGCGGATGTGTGCCGAGGGGAGGATCCTCTTCGGCGCGGAGGAGGTGCGGGGCATCGTCGCCGAAGCGCGGAGCGACCTGCTCGCGGGCCCGCCGCCCTGGAGCCGGCAGGAGCTGCGCCAGGCCCGCTACGGGCTTGGCGAATCCCTGGCCGACTTCGAGGGCTGCCCGCGGCGCGAGGAAGCGCTCTTCATCGCCGCGAAGCTGGCGGAGCAGCTCGCCGCCTTCGCTCTGCGCACGCGGGGCGAGTGGCTCGGCGACGGCAAGTGGCTGCAGCGGGGCCTGCAGCGCTGCGATGCGGCGGCCGCCGGCGAGCTGCATGCGGCGCTGGAGGCGTACTACGGCTCCGGTCACAAGGAGCCGCTGGCCGCGCTCACCCGCCGCTGGCTCACGCCCTTCGGCGGGATCCTGTCCGAAGGCTATGCCGAGGGCGGCTCCGGCGAGGAAGAGGAGACGGAGGAGCTGTGA
- a CDS encoding class I SAM-dependent methyltransferase — MDYLDMLTRLGASSAHPGGFSATLSQLRRFPLPSGSRVLEVGCGTGRTACHLAGLGMRVTGLDIRPEMLAKAVRRAELQGVQVHFAEGSITALPFEEGSFDVVLAESVTNFASIPDALREYCRVLAPGGLLYDRELILAGPITREAYDQLAGFFGFGGLLDEEAWKEELLRAGFSAAESWDRLPFGRPPGDDLAEHPDPHQLMDQGAILDAAVWQTSLAHDELLEAHQASLAHALFLARK, encoded by the coding sequence ATGGATTATTTGGATATGCTTACCCGCCTTGGCGCCTCGAGCGCCCATCCCGGCGGCTTCTCGGCCACGCTGTCCCAGCTGCGCCGCTTCCCCCTGCCCTCCGGCAGCCGGGTGCTGGAAGTCGGCTGCGGGACGGGACGGACCGCCTGCCATCTCGCCGGGCTGGGCATGCGGGTCACCGGCCTAGATATCCGCCCGGAGATGCTGGCGAAGGCGGTGCGGCGCGCGGAGCTGCAAGGTGTACAGGTGCATTTTGCGGAAGGCAGCATTACGGCCCTTCCGTTCGAAGAGGGCTCATTCGATGTCGTGCTCGCCGAATCGGTGACGAATTTCGCCTCCATTCCCGACGCGCTGCGCGAGTACTGCCGGGTCCTGGCCCCGGGCGGTCTTCTGTACGACCGCGAACTGATTCTCGCCGGCCCTATCACCCGGGAGGCTTACGACCAGCTGGCAGGCTTCTTCGGCTTCGGCGGCCTTCTTGACGAGGAGGCCTGGAAGGAAGAGCTGCTCCGCGCCGGGTTCTCCGCGGCCGAGTCGTGGGACCGCCTGCCGTTCGGCCGGCCGCCCGGCGACGATCTGGCGGAGCATCCCGACCCCCATCAGCTCATGGATCAGGGAGCGATCCTGGATGCCGCCGTATGGCAGACCTCCCTGGCCCACGACGAGCTGCTGGAGGCTCATCAGGCCTCGCTGGCCCACGCCCTGTTTCTTGCGCGCAAATAG